In [Clostridium] cellulosi, one genomic interval encodes:
- a CDS encoding hypothetical protein (Family membership) produces MTLFKCARMLFAAPIRLIFGIERKGVENIPAEGPVIICSNHLSNFDPVILGASLNRDLKFMAKAELFKNPLLRGIITAFGAFPVNRGKGDSEAVKKAIELVKNGNALTMFPEGTRNKLGGEPGRFKSGAVLFAYKTHAPILPVAIIVKGPVRPFKKIIVAIGKPITYDELNFKEGSAEELRSVSTILRERVTALINENKF; encoded by the coding sequence ATGACATTATTTAAATGTGCAAGAATGCTTTTTGCTGCTCCTATAAGGCTTATATTTGGCATTGAAAGAAAAGGTGTTGAGAATATACCTGCCGAAGGCCCAGTTATCATCTGTTCCAATCACCTGTCAAACTTCGACCCGGTGATTTTAGGGGCATCTTTGAACCGAGACCTGAAGTTCATGGCAAAGGCTGAATTGTTCAAGAATCCCTTGTTAAGAGGAATAATTACCGCATTTGGCGCGTTTCCCGTAAATCGCGGAAAGGGCGATTCAGAAGCTGTAAAAAAAGCCATCGAATTAGTTAAAAACGGCAATGCCCTGACGATGTTCCCTGAAGGCACGCGCAACAAATTAGGCGGCGAGCCGGGCAGGTTTAAATCCGGTGCTGTACTTTTTGCTTATAAAACCCATGCGCCCATCCTTCCGGTAGCTATTATCGTAAAGGGTCCTGTTAGGCCATTTAAAAAAATAATAGTTGCTATTGGGAAACCCATAACTTATGATGAACTTAACTTCAAAGAAGGAAGTGCTGAAGAACTGCGTAGTGTAAGCACCATTCTTCGTGAGAGGGTAACCGCGCTTATAAATGAAAATAAATTTTAG
- the cmk gene encoding Cytidylate kinase (High confidence in function and specificity): protein MEKGQKTINIAIDGPAGAGKSTLSKMLASQLGYIYVDTGALYRTVGLYALRKGVNPKDAEKVSQLLKEIRIEIKFISGTQHVFLNDEDVSNLIRTPEVSMAASAVSAIPNVRSFLLDLQKDIAAKNNIIMDGRDIGTVILPNAQIKIFLTASPEIRAKRRFDELIAKGQNVDYQSVLNDIKKRDEADSGREIAPLKPAKDAIIVDTTEYNLEQSLELLIKIVKERLK, encoded by the coding sequence ATGGAAAAAGGACAAAAGACGATTAATATTGCTATCGACGGTCCTGCTGGTGCGGGAAAAAGCACACTTTCAAAGATGCTCGCATCGCAGCTTGGATATATTTATGTTGATACCGGTGCGCTTTATCGTACAGTTGGTTTATATGCTTTGAGAAAAGGCGTAAATCCTAAAGATGCGGAAAAAGTTTCACAGCTTCTTAAAGAAATAAGAATCGAGATCAAATTTATCTCTGGCACGCAGCATGTTTTTCTGAATGACGAAGATGTTTCAAACCTGATTCGGACTCCAGAGGTTTCAATGGCGGCGTCCGCAGTTTCCGCCATACCGAATGTTAGAAGCTTTCTGCTTGATTTGCAAAAAGATATTGCGGCCAAAAACAACATAATAATGGACGGGCGGGATATCGGCACAGTTATTTTACCGAACGCCCAGATAAAAATATTTTTGACTGCCTCACCTGAAATTAGGGCGAAGAGGCGTTTTGATGAGCTGATTGCAAAAGGGCAGAATGTTGACTATCAAAGTGTACTTAATGATATAAAAAAGCGCGATGAAGCAGATTCAGGTAGAGAAATTGCGCCTTTAAAACCGGCTAAAGACGCAATTATAGTAGATACAACGGAATATAACCTTGAACAGTCCCTTGAACTGCTGATAAAAATAGTAAAGGAACGTCTGAAATGA
- a CDS encoding hypothetical protein (High confidence in function and specificity) translates to MKKQMTKTKVMMKIKSDVAVIGAGAAGMTAAGFAAKRGLDVILIERNPRPGRKLMITGKGRCNVTNDCDINDFMDNVPCGGKFLYSAFTRFPPRRVMSFFEELGVPLKVERGRRVFPQSDKAVDIVDALQGFVRKSGCRIVTGRASELIIKDGKVGGVKLEDGREVISRAVVVCTGGKSYPLTGSTGDGYEFARQAGHTVTPLRSSLVPIETCEEWPRRLMGLSLRNVTLELIDKRRNKTIFKELGEMLFTHFGVSGPLVLSASALMRDTQTLESRKYMLKIDLKPALSNEQLDKRLQRDFVENANRDFINSLGGLLPSKLIPVFTELSGIPAHIKTNQISREQRLRAVSILKGLELTAKCLRPIEEAVVTAGGVKLKEINPTTMESKLVKGLYFAGEILDADAYTGGYNLQIAFCTGHAAGISVLEEQM, encoded by the coding sequence ATGAAAAAACAGATGACGAAAACGAAAGTGATGATGAAAATAAAGAGTGATGTAGCGGTTATTGGTGCCGGAGCAGCCGGTATGACAGCGGCTGGCTTTGCAGCGAAACGGGGACTCGATGTTATATTGATAGAGAGAAATCCGCGCCCGGGCAGAAAACTTATGATTACTGGCAAGGGACGGTGCAATGTCACTAATGACTGCGATATAAATGATTTTATGGATAATGTCCCTTGTGGAGGTAAATTCCTTTACAGTGCATTCACGCGTTTCCCGCCGAGAAGAGTTATGTCCTTTTTTGAAGAACTCGGTGTACCGCTCAAAGTGGAGCGGGGAAGAAGAGTCTTTCCTCAGTCAGATAAAGCAGTAGATATCGTTGATGCACTACAAGGATTTGTCCGAAAAAGCGGATGCCGCATAGTAACTGGCAGAGCCTCGGAGTTAATTATAAAAGACGGCAAAGTAGGCGGCGTAAAATTAGAAGACGGGCGTGAAGTCATTTCACGCGCTGTAGTTGTATGCACAGGAGGAAAATCATATCCGCTCACTGGGTCAACGGGCGACGGCTATGAATTTGCAAGACAGGCCGGCCATACGGTAACACCTTTGCGGTCTTCTCTTGTGCCTATAGAGACCTGCGAGGAGTGGCCGCGGAGACTTATGGGGCTTTCTCTGCGGAACGTCACCCTTGAATTAATCGATAAACGCCGTAATAAAACAATTTTCAAAGAACTCGGAGAAATGCTGTTTACGCATTTTGGAGTTTCCGGTCCCCTTGTACTCAGTGCGAGTGCGCTGATGCGCGATACTCAAACACTTGAGAGCAGGAAATACATGCTCAAAATAGATCTAAAGCCGGCACTTTCTAACGAGCAGCTTGATAAAAGGCTGCAGCGTGATTTTGTTGAAAACGCAAATCGGGATTTTATCAATTCACTCGGTGGCCTGCTGCCATCGAAATTGATTCCGGTTTTTACCGAGCTTTCAGGTATTCCTGCCCACATAAAAACTAACCAGATTTCAAGGGAACAGCGTTTGAGAGCAGTATCAATTTTAAAAGGTCTTGAACTTACTGCAAAATGTCTCAGACCGATTGAAGAAGCTGTTGTCACCGCGGGCGGTGTCAAGCTTAAAGAGATTAATCCTACCACAATGGAATCAAAGCTTGTAAAAGGGCTTTATTTCGCAGGTGAAATCTTGGACGCTGACGCATACACAGGCGGATATAATCTTCAAATTGCATTTTGCACAGGGCATGCGGCTGGAATATCAGTGCTTGAAGAACAGATGTAA
- a CDS encoding RpiR family transcriptional regulator (High confidence in function and specificity), giving the protein MNKDLLSQIQSLYPTFSKGQKNIARFIIDHYEKAAFMTASKLGSIVGVSESTVVRFASELGYEGYPELQKSLQELTRSKLTSVQRIEVSTDRLGERDILEKVLNSDIEKIKKTIAELSRDDFNGAVNAIVNASKIYILGVRSASALANFLGLYFNYIFDHVVLINTTSGSEVFEQIMRINENDVVIGISFPRYSTRTVKALRFASDRGAKVIAITDSEISPIYRYATYKLIAKSDMASFVDSLVAPLSLINALIVAVGIKCKDQVYNTFSALERIWDEYGVYEKTDDENESDDENKE; this is encoded by the coding sequence ATGAATAAAGATTTATTAAGCCAGATACAAAGTTTATACCCGACATTTTCTAAAGGTCAGAAGAATATCGCAAGATTTATAATAGATCATTATGAAAAGGCTGCGTTTATGACAGCGTCTAAACTCGGCAGTATTGTTGGAGTCAGCGAATCGACAGTGGTTAGGTTTGCCTCTGAACTCGGTTATGAGGGGTATCCTGAACTTCAAAAATCGCTGCAGGAGCTTACTCGCAGCAAGCTTACGTCTGTCCAGCGCATTGAAGTGTCTACAGACCGGCTGGGCGAGAGGGATATTCTTGAAAAGGTCCTCAATTCTGATATTGAAAAGATAAAAAAGACAATAGCCGAGCTTTCACGTGATGACTTTAATGGTGCAGTCAATGCAATTGTAAACGCTTCCAAGATATATATTCTCGGTGTGCGGAGTGCTTCTGCGCTAGCAAACTTCCTCGGCCTTTATTTCAATTACATATTCGACCATGTTGTGCTTATAAACACTACGAGCGGAAGCGAAGTTTTCGAGCAGATTATGCGTATTAATGAAAATGATGTTGTAATAGGCATTAGTTTTCCGCGTTATTCAACCAGAACGGTCAAAGCATTGAGATTTGCATCTGATAGAGGTGCAAAAGTTATCGCAATTACCGACAGTGAGATTTCGCCTATTTACCGTTATGCAACTTATAAGCTGATTGCAAAGAGCGATATGGCATCATTTGTTGATTCCCTTGTAGCTCCATTAAGTCTTATAAACGCGCTTATCGTCGCCGTTGGAATAAAGTGCAAAGATCAAGTTTACAATACTTTTAGCGCGCTTGAACGTATATGGGATGAATACGGCGTTTATGAAAAAACAGATGACGAAAACGAAAGTGATGATGAAAATAAAGAGTGA
- the hppA gene encoding K(+)-insensitive pyrophosphate-energized proton pump (High confidence in function and specificity): MIAVYYAIIYGVIVISAAIIGYLMWYVFKQSKGTEDMQSISNAIKEGASAFLKRQYKTIAWIALISLVIICIATYFGRIAENASSSEALSYAIHTGIAFITGAFCSALSGFLGMYMSVNSNIRCADGAKKGLNHALQIAFKGGAVTGLAVTTLSLLGVTTLFLIYGGYTGGNIKEAPSLIVGFGFGASLVALFAQLGGGIYTKAADVGADLVGKVEAGIPEDDPRNPAVVADLVGDNVGDCAGRGADLFESTAAENIGAMIIGVGLYPVFGVAGILFPLVARALGIIASIIGILTVKVKDENSDPMKSLTKGFFITAIIMAVVFLFNVKLMLSGTNGSVNWIALYGCALIGILLSIVFVFITDYYTSYRRRPVLEMAKSCKTGTATNIITGVSMGMESVGLPVLFISLAIFGSYNLGRLALGDVSGISDPGIFGTAIATMGMLSTCAYVLAMDTFGPITDNAGGIIEMSGAPEEVRNTTDKLDACGNTTKALTKGYAVGSAALATFLLFSAYIDEVKKLIGLDASANYSVDIGKPSVFIASLIGACVVFLFSSTAIRAVGKAAQYVIVEVRRQFKEIPGIMKGESKPEYGTCVDIVTKGALREMVIPGLIVVLIPILVGILLGKEAAAGYLMVVTIAGVILALFLNNSGGAWDNTKKYIELGNYGGKGSDAHKAGVVGDTVGDPFKDTAGPSLHVLIKLTSTITLVFIVLFFAA; encoded by the coding sequence ATGATCGCTGTGTACTACGCTATTATCTATGGAGTAATTGTTATCTCGGCAGCTATCATCGGCTATTTGATGTGGTATGTCTTCAAACAATCTAAAGGTACCGAAGACATGCAGTCCATCTCAAATGCCATCAAAGAAGGTGCTTCTGCATTTCTTAAACGTCAATACAAAACAATCGCCTGGATTGCTCTCATTTCATTAGTTATCATTTGTATAGCGACATATTTCGGCCGTATAGCTGAAAATGCCTCTTCATCAGAAGCATTAAGTTACGCGATACATACCGGAATCGCGTTTATTACAGGTGCTTTTTGCTCAGCACTGTCTGGATTCCTCGGAATGTATATGTCCGTTAACAGCAATATAAGATGCGCAGACGGTGCAAAAAAGGGTTTAAACCACGCACTCCAGATTGCTTTTAAAGGCGGAGCTGTAACTGGTCTTGCTGTTACAACTCTTTCACTTCTCGGTGTTACAACGCTGTTCTTAATTTATGGCGGATACACCGGAGGTAATATAAAAGAAGCTCCTTCGCTTATTGTTGGCTTTGGTTTCGGCGCCTCACTTGTTGCTTTGTTTGCACAGTTAGGCGGCGGTATTTATACAAAGGCCGCGGATGTCGGTGCTGACCTCGTCGGAAAGGTAGAAGCCGGTATCCCAGAAGACGACCCAAGAAACCCTGCAGTTGTTGCTGACCTTGTTGGTGACAATGTCGGTGACTGCGCAGGAAGAGGTGCTGACCTTTTTGAATCAACAGCAGCAGAGAATATAGGCGCTATGATAATTGGCGTCGGATTATATCCTGTGTTCGGTGTTGCAGGCATTCTGTTCCCGCTTGTAGCTCGTGCACTTGGTATTATCGCATCAATCATCGGAATATTAACTGTTAAAGTTAAAGATGAAAATTCCGATCCTATGAAGTCATTGACAAAAGGCTTCTTCATTACGGCAATTATAATGGCCGTTGTATTCCTCTTTAATGTTAAATTAATGCTCAGCGGCACAAATGGTTCAGTTAACTGGATCGCCCTTTATGGATGCGCACTGATTGGTATATTGTTAAGTATTGTATTCGTGTTTATTACTGACTATTATACTTCTTACAGAAGAAGACCTGTTCTTGAAATGGCAAAATCCTGCAAGACAGGTACTGCTACAAACATCATCACTGGTGTTTCAATGGGTATGGAATCCGTTGGACTGCCTGTTCTCTTCATTTCGCTCGCTATTTTCGGTTCATACAACCTTGGACGTCTTGCATTAGGTGATGTTTCTGGTATTTCTGACCCGGGTATATTCGGAACAGCAATCGCGACAATGGGTATGCTTTCTACCTGCGCGTATGTTCTTGCTATGGATACCTTCGGTCCTATCACTGATAACGCCGGCGGTATCATAGAAATGTCTGGTGCTCCTGAAGAAGTCAGGAATACAACAGATAAGCTCGATGCCTGCGGTAATACTACAAAGGCATTGACAAAGGGCTATGCGGTTGGTTCCGCTGCTCTTGCTACTTTCCTTCTCTTCTCGGCTTATATAGATGAAGTCAAGAAGCTTATTGGCCTGGATGCCTCGGCAAATTACTCTGTCGATATTGGTAAGCCTTCAGTATTTATTGCTTCCCTTATAGGTGCATGCGTTGTATTCCTCTTCAGCTCAACTGCAATCAGAGCTGTTGGTAAGGCTGCGCAGTATGTTATCGTGGAAGTACGCCGTCAGTTTAAAGAGATACCCGGTATTATGAAAGGCGAGTCTAAACCTGAGTACGGTACCTGCGTTGATATTGTTACAAAAGGCGCATTGAGAGAAATGGTCATTCCTGGCCTTATCGTTGTTCTCATTCCTATTCTCGTCGGTATCCTGCTCGGTAAAGAAGCTGCCGCAGGCTATTTGATGGTTGTCACTATAGCAGGCGTCATACTCGCTTTGTTCTTAAACAACAGCGGTGGTGCTTGGGACAACACGAAGAAATATATTGAACTTGGAAACTATGGCGGCAAAGGTTCAGACGCTCATAAGGCCGGTGTTGTCGGCGATACAGTCGGTGATCCGTTCAAAGATACCGCTGGTCCGTCACTGCACGTCCTTATAAAACTGACGAGCACAATCACACTTGTCTTCATCGTTCTGTTCTTTGCTGCATAA